Proteins co-encoded in one Streptomyces roseochromogenus subsp. oscitans DS 12.976 genomic window:
- a CDS encoding DUF664 domain-containing protein — translation MGALRLIAETHRHAGHADVVRELIDGSAGHDGAAVE, via the coding sequence GTGGGCGCACTCCGACTGATCGCCGAGACCCACCGGCACGCCGGACACGCCGACGTCGTACGGGAGTTGATCGACGGGTCCGCGGGCCACGACGGCGCCGCAGTCGAATGA
- a CDS encoding ABC-F family ATP-binding cassette domain-containing protein, whose protein sequence is MTATLVAKNLAAGHGDRSLFSGLDLVVAPGDVIGLVGANGAGKSTLLRLLAGLTPPELGELRLSPSAATVGHLPQEPERRPGETVREFLARRTGVAEAQRVMDEATQALVEGAPGADDAYATALERWLGLGGADLDERAEDVADSLGLAVGLDQPMTALSGGQAARAGLASLLLSRYDVFLLDEPTNDLDLDGLERLEGFVTGLRAGTVVVSHDREFLTRTVTKVLELDLAQRQINLYGGGYEAYLEEREVARRHAREGYEEYADKRAALQDRAQMQRAWMDKGVKNARRKAGNDNDKIGRKFRSEASEKQAAKARQTQRMIERLEVVEEPRKEWELRMEIAAAARSGAVVATLRDAEVRRGDFTFGPASLQIDWADRVAITGANGAGKSTLLGALLGRVPLDSGHAALGSGVLVGEVDQARKLFHGTETLLDAFHAAVPDTEPGDVRTLLAKFGLKSDHVLRPAATLSPGERTRAALALLQGRGVNLLVLDEPTNHLDLPAIEQLESALDSYEGTLLLVTHDRRMLDAVRVTRRLEVADGKVTER, encoded by the coding sequence ATGACTGCCACCCTCGTCGCCAAGAACCTCGCCGCCGGGCACGGCGACCGTTCCCTGTTCTCCGGGCTCGACCTCGTCGTCGCGCCCGGCGACGTGATCGGTCTCGTCGGTGCCAACGGCGCGGGCAAGTCCACCCTGCTGCGGCTGCTCGCCGGACTGACCCCGCCCGAACTGGGCGAGCTGCGGCTGTCCCCGTCGGCCGCGACCGTCGGCCATCTGCCGCAGGAGCCGGAGCGCAGGCCGGGGGAGACCGTCCGGGAGTTCCTGGCCCGCCGCACCGGCGTCGCCGAGGCACAGCGCGTCATGGACGAGGCCACCCAGGCCCTGGTCGAGGGCGCGCCCGGAGCCGACGACGCCTACGCGACCGCCCTGGAGCGCTGGCTCGGCCTCGGCGGCGCCGATCTGGACGAACGCGCGGAGGACGTCGCCGACTCCCTCGGCCTCGCCGTCGGCCTGGACCAGCCGATGACCGCCCTCTCCGGCGGCCAGGCCGCCCGCGCCGGCCTGGCGTCCCTCCTCCTGTCCCGCTACGACGTCTTCCTCCTGGACGAGCCCACCAACGACCTCGACCTCGACGGCCTGGAGCGCCTGGAAGGCTTCGTCACCGGCCTTCGCGCCGGCACGGTCGTCGTCAGCCACGACCGCGAGTTTCTCACCCGCACGGTCACCAAGGTCCTCGAACTCGACCTCGCCCAGCGGCAGATCAACCTCTACGGCGGCGGCTACGAGGCCTACCTGGAGGAACGCGAGGTCGCCCGCCGGCACGCCCGCGAGGGCTACGAGGAGTACGCCGACAAGAGGGCCGCCCTCCAGGACCGGGCGCAGATGCAACGGGCCTGGATGGACAAGGGCGTGAAGAACGCCCGGCGCAAGGCGGGCAACGACAACGACAAGATCGGCCGCAAGTTCCGCAGTGAGGCCAGCGAGAAGCAGGCCGCCAAGGCCCGGCAGACCCAGCGCATGATCGAGCGCCTGGAGGTGGTCGAGGAGCCGCGCAAGGAGTGGGAACTGCGGATGGAGATCGCCGCCGCCGCGCGCTCCGGCGCGGTTGTCGCGACCCTGCGCGACGCCGAGGTCCGGCGCGGCGACTTCACCTTCGGCCCGGCGTCTTTGCAGATCGACTGGGCGGACCGGGTCGCGATCACCGGGGCCAACGGCGCCGGCAAGTCGACCCTGCTCGGCGCGCTGCTCGGCCGGGTCCCGCTGGACTCAGGACATGCGGCGCTCGGCTCCGGAGTCCTGGTCGGCGAGGTCGACCAGGCCCGCAAGCTGTTCCACGGCACCGAGACCCTGCTGGACGCGTTCCACGCGGCCGTCCCCGACACCGAGCCGGGCGACGTCCGCACCCTGCTCGCCAAGTTCGGCCTGAAGTCCGATCACGTCCTGCGCCCGGCCGCGACCCTCTCCCCGGGCGAACGCACCCGCGCCGCCCTGGCCCTCCTCCAGGGCCGGGGCGTCAACCTCCTGGTCCTGGACGAGCCCACCAACCACCTGGACCTCCCCGCCATCGAACAACTGGAGTCCGCCCTCGACTCCTACGAGGGCACACTGCTCCTGGTCACCCACGACCGCCGCATGCTGGACGCGGTCCGGGTGACCCGCCGTCTGGAGGTGGCGGACGGGAAGGTGACCGAGCGGTAA
- a CDS encoding MerR family transcriptional regulator, translated as MTTDARSDAEEQALTIDELAARAGVTVRTVRFYGSKGLLPPPEIGPRRVGRYGPGHVARLALIEELQQQGMTLAAIERYLRQLPPDLTPHDLAIHRAVVASWAPDAVDTVSRRELERRAGRPLSAEDVERLAAMNVITEADGDTFRADSGLLRLGVQLLDVPLSQEVILAARKVLIEHSRAAAHELSQLFRGEVAERDAQDVRSLSAHMHPLVVQALLTTFQRSLREELSEWVSGSAPDLSDPEPDVSR; from the coding sequence ATGACGACCGACGCGAGGAGCGATGCCGAGGAGCAGGCCCTCACCATCGACGAGCTGGCCGCCCGGGCGGGCGTCACGGTCCGCACCGTCCGCTTCTACGGCAGCAAGGGGCTGCTCCCGCCGCCGGAGATCGGTCCGCGCCGGGTGGGCCGTTACGGCCCCGGGCATGTGGCGCGGCTGGCTCTCATCGAGGAGTTGCAGCAGCAGGGCATGACACTGGCGGCGATCGAGCGGTACCTGCGGCAGCTGCCGCCCGATCTCACCCCGCACGACCTGGCCATTCACCGTGCCGTGGTGGCGTCCTGGGCGCCGGACGCGGTGGACACGGTGTCACGGCGGGAACTGGAGCGGCGGGCCGGGCGGCCGCTGTCCGCCGAGGATGTCGAGCGGCTGGCCGCGATGAACGTGATCACGGAGGCGGACGGTGACACCTTCCGTGCCGACTCAGGGCTCCTCCGGCTCGGGGTGCAGCTCCTCGACGTACCGCTGTCGCAGGAGGTGATCCTCGCGGCGCGCAAGGTGCTCATCGAGCACTCGCGCGCCGCGGCTCACGAACTCTCCCAGCTCTTCCGCGGCGAGGTGGCCGAGCGGGACGCCCAGGACGTGAGGTCCCTGTCGGCGCACATGCACCCCTTGGTGGTGCAGGCGCTGCTGACGACGTTCCAGCGGTCGCTGCGGGAAGAGCTGAGCGAGTGGGTCAGCGGATCGGCTCCGGACCTCTCAGATCCGGAGCCGGACGTCAGTCGCTGA
- a CDS encoding Xaa-Pro dipeptidyl-peptidase, whose product MPIRTLIRRRLTIRRTLATAVVAILTAAFLSPAAAQATTRQSRTARESRPVYSYAHAIRESVWVDTGLDKDGDGKADRVAADIVRPAEPASQGRKVPVIMDASPYYSCCGRGNESQVKTYDAQGHVVQMPLFYDNYFVPRGYAFVGVDLAGTNRSDGCVDVGGRSDIQSAKAVIDWLNGRATAYTSRTGTQTVKATWTNGRTGMIGKSWDATIANGVAATGVKGLKTIVPISGISSWYDYYFAQGAPLNDGGPADLAGYVESDLAHAHCAAVQKTLTDGSPRSGDWTPLWTERNYVQDAAKVRASVFLVHGMQDLNVRTKHFGQWWDALAKHGVHRKIWLSQTGHVDPFDYRRGAWVDTLHRWFDHELLGYDNGIDREPMADIERHPDQWVTSRVWPPQTTSSTVLHPAPGTKAGVGTLGLRPATGTATFTDDPKLSETDWAAHLTTSSPEKSGFLTAPLTHDLRLSGSSTVTVTATPTTTSAHLSAVLVDVGPDTIRDYADSAEGITTLTNRTCWGESMAGDSACFKETKAKTAKVDYTVFSRGWADLGHYASLDKGVPLTPGKAYTMTLRLAATDHVVPKGHRLALIIAGTDKDLIDPPASKPTLTVDLSGTTAALPLVGGASAFTRATSGAVATAPAPGTLEGVRVPSAVRRIPM is encoded by the coding sequence ATGCCGATTCGCACCCTCATCCGCAGGCGTCTCACGATCCGGAGAACGCTCGCGACAGCGGTCGTCGCCATCCTGACGGCCGCCTTCCTCAGCCCGGCCGCCGCGCAGGCCACCACCCGCCAGAGCCGGACGGCCCGCGAGAGCCGGCCCGTCTACTCCTACGCCCACGCCATCCGCGAGTCCGTCTGGGTCGACACCGGCCTCGACAAGGACGGCGACGGGAAGGCCGACCGCGTCGCCGCCGACATCGTCCGGCCCGCCGAACCCGCCTCCCAGGGCCGCAAGGTGCCTGTCATCATGGACGCGAGCCCCTACTACTCCTGCTGCGGACGCGGCAACGAGAGCCAGGTCAAGACGTACGACGCGCAGGGCCACGTCGTCCAGATGCCGCTGTTCTACGACAACTACTTCGTGCCCCGCGGCTACGCCTTCGTCGGCGTCGACCTCGCCGGCACCAACCGCTCCGACGGCTGCGTGGACGTCGGCGGCCGCTCCGACATCCAGTCCGCGAAGGCCGTCATCGACTGGCTGAACGGCCGCGCCACGGCGTACACGAGCCGGACCGGGACGCAGACCGTCAAAGCCACCTGGACCAACGGCAGGACGGGCATGATCGGCAAGAGCTGGGACGCCACGATCGCCAACGGCGTCGCCGCCACCGGCGTCAAGGGCCTGAAGACCATCGTCCCGATCAGCGGCATCTCCTCCTGGTACGACTACTACTTCGCCCAGGGCGCCCCGCTGAACGACGGCGGCCCCGCCGACCTCGCCGGCTACGTCGAGAGCGACCTGGCGCACGCCCACTGCGCGGCCGTACAGAAGACCCTCACCGACGGCAGCCCGCGCAGCGGCGACTGGACCCCGCTGTGGACCGAGCGGAACTACGTCCAGGACGCGGCGAAGGTGCGAGCAAGCGTCTTCCTGGTGCACGGCATGCAGGACCTCAACGTCCGCACCAAGCACTTCGGCCAGTGGTGGGACGCCCTCGCCAAGCATGGTGTGCACCGGAAGATCTGGCTCTCCCAGACCGGGCACGTCGACCCCTTCGACTACCGGCGCGGCGCCTGGGTCGACACCCTGCACCGCTGGTTCGACCATGAACTCCTCGGCTACGACAACGGCATCGACCGCGAGCCGATGGCCGACATCGAACGCCACCCCGACCAGTGGGTCACCTCCCGCGTCTGGCCGCCGCAGACCACCAGCAGCACCGTCCTGCACCCGGCCCCCGGCACCAAGGCCGGCGTCGGCACGCTCGGACTGCGCCCCGCGACCGGCACCGCGACCTTCACGGACGACCCGAAGCTGAGCGAGACCGACTGGGCCGCGCATCTGACCACATCCAGTCCCGAGAAGTCCGGTTTCCTGACCGCACCGCTCACCCATGACCTCCGGCTGTCCGGTTCGTCCACGGTGACGGTGACCGCGACCCCGACCACCACGTCGGCTCATCTTTCCGCCGTCCTGGTAGACGTCGGCCCCGACACCATCCGCGACTATGCCGACAGCGCCGAGGGCATCACCACCCTCACCAACCGCACCTGCTGGGGCGAGAGCATGGCCGGGGACAGCGCCTGCTTCAAGGAGACCAAGGCCAAGACGGCCAAGGTCGACTACACCGTGTTCAGCCGCGGCTGGGCCGACCTCGGCCACTACGCGTCCCTGGACAAGGGCGTCCCGCTCACCCCGGGCAAGGCATACACGATGACTCTCCGTCTCGCGGCCACCGACCATGTCGTCCCCAAGGGCCACCGGCTGGCCCTGATCATCGCGGGCACGGACAAGGACCTCATCGACCCGCCCGCCTCGAAGCCGACGCTCACGGTCGATCTCTCCGGTACGACGGCCGCCCTTCCGCTGGTCGGCGGCGCGTCGGCGTTCACCCGCGCCACGTCCGGCGCGGTGGCCACGGCGCCTGCGCCCGGCACCCTGGAAGGGGTTCGCGTGCCCAGCGCGGTGCGGCGCATCCCGATGTAG
- a CDS encoding PfkB family carbohydrate kinase — protein sequence MTSQSDAADVLVLGGAGVDTIIQVPALPLPYADSYMIDTGIRTRAGQTGDFIALGLAALGLRTHHLDLLGDDPEGDLVRALHREHGIGLTALPQPAGTKRAVNLVGPDGRRLSLYDTSRARPGDRFPPETLRTLAGASRHVHVTITQPCAEALTVLTATGVPLSTDLHDWDGENPYHEPFAYAADVVFLSAAALTDPERTLRRIAERGRARTVVATAGAEGAYLLADGELTRVPAVPPPAPVVDSNGAGDAFAAAFLYGRLSGEPPESCARYGAVAGAYACTVPASRTESIGRAELLERAAEPRP from the coding sequence ATGACCTCACAGAGCGATGCCGCGGACGTGCTGGTGCTGGGTGGCGCGGGGGTGGACACGATCATCCAGGTTCCCGCCCTGCCCCTCCCGTACGCCGACAGCTACATGATCGACACCGGGATCCGCACCCGGGCCGGGCAGACCGGTGACTTCATCGCGCTGGGCCTCGCTGCCCTGGGTCTGCGCACCCACCACCTCGATCTGCTCGGCGACGACCCCGAGGGCGACCTGGTGCGGGCCCTGCACCGCGAGCACGGCATCGGACTGACCGCGCTCCCGCAGCCCGCCGGGACCAAGCGGGCGGTCAACCTCGTCGGCCCCGACGGCCGCCGCCTGTCCCTGTACGACACCAGCCGCGCCCGCCCCGGCGACCGCTTCCCGCCGGAGACGCTGCGCACGCTGGCCGGGGCGAGCCGGCACGTCCATGTGACGATCACCCAGCCCTGCGCCGAGGCGCTCACGGTGCTGACCGCGACGGGCGTCCCGCTGTCCACGGATCTGCACGACTGGGACGGCGAGAACCCGTACCACGAACCGTTCGCGTACGCGGCGGACGTGGTCTTCCTGTCGGCCGCCGCGCTGACCGACCCCGAGCGGACCCTGCGCCGCATCGCCGAGCGGGGCCGGGCCCGGACCGTCGTCGCCACCGCGGGAGCCGAGGGCGCGTATCTGCTGGCCGACGGCGAGCTGACCCGCGTGCCCGCGGTGCCGCCGCCCGCACCGGTGGTGGACTCCAACGGCGCGGGCGACGCCTTCGCCGCAGCGTTCCTCTACGGCCGCCTCAGTGGCGAGCCGCCGGAGAGCTGCGCCCGCTACGGCGCCGTAGCGGGCGCGTACGCCTGCACGGTCCCGGCCTCCCGGACGGAGTCGATAGGCCGGGCCGAACTGCTCGAGCGGGCGGCCGAACCGAGACCTTAG
- a CDS encoding amino acid permease, translated as MSKDAVDSAQAVAPAQTAATPADAGDAGYSKDLKARHINMIAIGGAIGTGLLLGAGGRLHNAGPALALAYLVCGVFAFFVVRALGELVLYRPSSGSFVSYAREFLGEKGAYVAGWMYFLNWSTTGIADITAIALYTHYWSFFTSIPQWVLALIALAVVLAVNLISVKIFGEMEFWFAIIKVATIVGFMLISIFLLATQHKVGGHTPGLSVITDHGGIFPHGLMPVVLVMQGVIFAYAALELVGVAAGETAEPEKVVPRAVNSIMWRVGLFYVGSVVLLALLLPGSVYSADQSPFVTVLSKIGVPAAGDVMNLVVLTAAMSSLNSGLYSTGRILRSMAMAGSAPKFTARMSRSQVPYGGILLTCAVCVLGVGLNYLVPSQAFEIVLNVASLGIISTWVIIMICHMVFVRRARAGLVDRPHFQLKFSPFTEIATIAFLLVCLGMMWNDPDVGRKTILLIPVIAVLLVAGWFGVRRRVSANTDKELSQLTK; from the coding sequence GTGAGCAAGGACGCCGTGGATTCGGCACAGGCCGTAGCCCCTGCCCAGACGGCGGCGACGCCCGCGGACGCGGGCGACGCCGGTTACAGCAAGGACCTCAAGGCCCGCCACATCAACATGATCGCCATCGGCGGCGCCATCGGCACCGGCCTCCTCCTGGGCGCCGGCGGCCGCCTGCACAACGCCGGCCCGGCACTCGCCCTGGCCTACCTGGTCTGCGGCGTCTTCGCCTTCTTCGTCGTCCGGGCCCTGGGCGAGCTGGTCCTGTACCGGCCGTCCTCCGGCTCCTTCGTGTCGTACGCGCGCGAATTCCTCGGCGAGAAGGGTGCCTACGTCGCCGGCTGGATGTACTTCCTGAACTGGTCGACCACCGGTATCGCCGACATCACCGCGATCGCGCTCTACACGCACTACTGGAGCTTCTTCACCTCGATCCCGCAGTGGGTGCTCGCCCTGATCGCCCTCGCGGTGGTCCTGGCCGTGAACCTGATCTCGGTGAAGATCTTCGGCGAGATGGAGTTCTGGTTCGCGATCATCAAGGTCGCCACCATCGTCGGCTTCATGCTGATCAGCATTTTCCTGCTCGCCACCCAGCACAAGGTCGGCGGCCACACCCCCGGCCTGAGCGTGATCACCGACCACGGTGGCATCTTCCCGCACGGCCTGATGCCGGTCGTCCTGGTCATGCAGGGCGTGATCTTCGCCTACGCCGCCCTGGAGCTGGTCGGCGTGGCCGCCGGCGAGACCGCCGAGCCGGAGAAGGTCGTCCCGCGCGCGGTGAACTCGATCATGTGGCGCGTGGGCCTGTTCTACGTCGGCTCGGTCGTGCTGCTCGCCCTGCTGCTGCCGGGTTCCGTGTACTCCGCCGACCAGAGCCCGTTCGTCACGGTCCTGTCCAAGATCGGCGTCCCGGCGGCCGGTGACGTGATGAACCTGGTCGTGCTGACCGCCGCGATGTCCTCGCTGAACTCCGGTCTGTACTCCACCGGCCGCATCCTGCGCTCGATGGCCATGGCGGGCTCCGCCCCGAAGTTCACCGCCAGGATGAGCCGCAGCCAGGTGCCCTACGGCGGCATCCTGCTGACCTGCGCGGTCTGTGTGCTCGGCGTCGGCCTGAACTACCTGGTGCCCAGCCAGGCCTTCGAGATCGTGCTGAACGTCGCCTCCCTCGGGATCATCAGCACCTGGGTCATCATCATGATCTGCCACATGGTCTTCGTCCGCCGCGCCCGCGCGGGCCTGGTCGACCGGCCGCACTTCCAGCTGAAGTTCAGCCCGTTCACCGAGATCGCCACGATCGCCTTCCTGTTGGTCTGCCTCGGCATGATGTGGAACGACCCCGACGTAGGCCGCAAGACCATCCTGCTGATCCCGGTGATCGCCGTCCTGCTGGTCGCCGGCTGGTTCGGGGTGCGCCGCCGGGTGTCCGCCAACACCGACAAGGAACTGTCGCAGCTGACGAAGTAG
- a CDS encoding M1 family metallopeptidase: MHRRIIAPGALAAASLLLAIPASAASYSPGAPGIGDPYYPYYGNGGYDVSHYDLRLQYQPKTDELQGTTTILAKTTQDLSSFDLDFLLDVSEVRVNGAKAAFTHSQQHELVITPKTPLAKGTPITVVVRYSGVPSTKTAYGFNSWHRTPDGAVAADEPEAAWWWFPSNDHPSDKATYDVSVAVPDGTQAISNGTLQATSSKLGWTRYSWRQNKPQATYLATLAIGKFDITTGTSDGGVPVINAYSKDLGDNDGAARASVERTGEIVDWLSNYFGPYPFSTAGGYVPNTTTGYALETQTRVYYSPKQFAKGANASVVVHELAHQWYGDDVSLKGWKDIWINEGFATYAQWLWSEHEGEGTTQELADYVYASHPADDPFWTVKPGDPGPDKQFDAAVYDRGALAIQALRKAVGDDAFFAILKGWPQEHAYGNASVADFERYAEQVSGKPLASLFDTWLFQPSKPAAPAGGAASLAKASTKVAQPKSWKKIEAAHDGQEAAQEARGR; this comes from the coding sequence GTGCACCGCAGAATCATCGCGCCTGGGGCACTCGCGGCGGCCTCCCTCCTGCTGGCGATCCCGGCATCGGCCGCGAGCTACTCCCCCGGCGCGCCGGGCATCGGCGATCCCTACTACCCGTACTACGGCAACGGCGGCTACGACGTCTCGCACTACGACCTGAGGCTCCAATACCAGCCGAAGACGGACGAGCTGCAGGGCACGACGACGATCCTGGCGAAGACCACACAGGACCTGTCCAGCTTCGACCTGGACTTCCTGCTGGACGTGAGCGAGGTACGGGTCAACGGCGCCAAGGCCGCCTTCACGCACTCCCAGCAGCACGAACTGGTGATCACGCCGAAGACGCCGCTGGCCAAGGGCACGCCGATCACGGTCGTCGTCCGCTACAGCGGGGTGCCGTCGACGAAGACCGCCTACGGGTTCAACAGCTGGCACCGCACGCCCGACGGCGCGGTGGCCGCCGACGAGCCCGAGGCCGCCTGGTGGTGGTTCCCGAGCAACGACCACCCGAGCGACAAGGCCACCTACGACGTGTCGGTGGCCGTGCCGGACGGCACCCAGGCCATCTCCAACGGCACGCTGCAGGCGACCAGTTCGAAGCTGGGCTGGACCCGCTACAGCTGGCGGCAGAACAAACCGCAGGCGACCTATCTGGCCACCCTCGCCATCGGCAAGTTCGACATCACCACGGGCACCTCCGACGGCGGGGTACCGGTCATCAACGCCTACAGCAAGGACCTCGGCGACAACGACGGTGCCGCGCGGGCGAGCGTGGAGCGCACCGGGGAGATCGTCGACTGGCTGAGCAACTACTTCGGGCCGTATCCGTTCAGCACGGCCGGCGGATATGTGCCGAACACCACCACCGGGTACGCGCTGGAGACCCAGACCCGCGTGTACTACAGCCCGAAGCAGTTCGCGAAGGGCGCCAACGCCTCGGTGGTCGTGCACGAACTGGCCCACCAGTGGTACGGCGACGACGTGTCGCTGAAGGGCTGGAAGGACATCTGGATCAACGAGGGCTTCGCGACCTACGCGCAGTGGCTGTGGTCCGAGCACGAGGGCGAGGGCACCACTCAGGAGCTGGCCGACTACGTGTACGCCTCGCACCCGGCCGACGACCCGTTCTGGACGGTCAAGCCCGGCGATCCCGGCCCGGACAAGCAGTTCGACGCCGCGGTCTACGACCGGGGTGCCCTGGCCATCCAGGCGCTGCGCAAGGCGGTCGGTGACGACGCGTTCTTCGCCATCCTGAAGGGCTGGCCGCAGGAGCACGCGTACGGCAACGCCTCGGTGGCCGACTTCGAGCGGTACGCCGAGCAGGTCTCCGGCAAGCCGCTTGCCTCGCTGTTCGACACCTGGCTGTTCCAGCCGTCGAAGCCGGCCGCGCCCGCGGGGGGCGCCGCGTCCCTGGCGAAGGCGAGCACGAAGGTGGCCCAGCCGAAGTCGTGGAAGAAGATCGAGGCGGCCCACGACGGCCAGGAGGCGGCACAGGAGGCGCGGGGGCGCTGA